The Deltaproteobacteria bacterium genome includes a region encoding these proteins:
- a CDS encoding methyltransferase yields the protein MKESLLPDRILSLGFGFFSSQTLLTAAQMGLFTELGKRPATGPELGAILGLHPRGLYDFLDALVALRLLSKDGVGPTAIYSNTAEAAQFLDAASPAYVGGIFAMSGSRLYRFWGDLAEALRTGQPQSEVKHKGKPLFDEIFADEAKLRQFASAMSGLSKHNFDVFTDKFPFAQFKHHLDLGASTGILSKLAVTKHSHLRATAFDLPGVATVTKEHVIAWGLEDRIAVVGGSFLTDPLPRADLITLGLILHDWNLEQKRQILRAAYDALEPGGAVVVIENLIDDERRENAFGLLMSLNMLIEFGDAFDYSFADFTGWCKDIGFTRFEKLHIHGPCSAGIAYK from the coding sequence ATGAAAGAATCATTACTACCTGACCGTATACTATCGTTAGGATTCGGGTTTTTTTCCTCTCAGACTCTACTCACTGCCGCTCAAATGGGCCTTTTTACCGAACTAGGCAAACGTCCAGCTACCGGCCCTGAGCTGGGGGCCATTCTGGGACTACACCCACGCGGTCTTTATGATTTTCTCGATGCTCTGGTGGCACTGCGTTTACTCAGTAAGGATGGTGTCGGTCCGACAGCCATCTACAGCAACACGGCGGAGGCGGCACAGTTTCTTGATGCGGCCAGTCCTGCCTACGTCGGTGGCATATTTGCCATGTCGGGCAGTCGACTCTACCGCTTTTGGGGTGACTTAGCTGAAGCCCTGCGTACGGGCCAGCCTCAGAGTGAGGTGAAACACAAAGGTAAGCCTCTATTCGATGAGATCTTCGCCGATGAGGCGAAGTTGCGGCAATTTGCATCGGCCATGTCGGGGCTGTCAAAGCACAACTTTGATGTGTTTACCGACAAATTCCCGTTTGCGCAGTTCAAGCATCATCTAGATCTCGGGGCGTCTACAGGTATTTTAAGCAAGTTGGCCGTGACTAAGCACAGTCATCTCAGAGCAACCGCATTCGATCTACCTGGTGTCGCTACGGTCACTAAGGAGCATGTCATAGCATGGGGTCTCGAGGATCGCATCGCCGTTGTCGGCGGTAGCTTCCTCACTGATCCGCTACCGCGAGCCGACCTGATCACGCTGGGATTAATTCTTCATGATTGGAATTTGGAGCAGAAACGGCAAATTCTGCGAGCAGCCTATGATGCTCTAGAGCCAGGAGGTGCCGTAGTAGTCATTGAGAACTTGATCGATGATGAGCGTCGCGAGAACGCATTTGGTCTGCTCATGTCGCTCAATATGCTCATCGAGTTTGGTGACGCTTTTGACTACTCTTTTGCTGACTTCACTGGATGGTGCAAGGATATTGGCTTCACTAGATTTGAAAAGCTGCACATCCATGGACCATGTAGCGCTGGAATAGCTTACAAATAA
- a CDS encoding arsenate reductase ArsC, which produces MKVLFLCTGNSCRSILGEATFNHLAPSGWSAMSAGSQPTGQVHPRSLALLAREGIATSGYYSKSWNDLPHTPDIVITVCASAAGETCPAYLGPVLRTHWGVDDPAHVSGTDQEIDQAFYRAYSILRQRFEAFFALPLESLSKDPPSFKAALDKIGLSLLA; this is translated from the coding sequence ATGAAAGTACTCTTTCTCTGCACAGGAAACTCGTGTCGCTCGATTCTAGGTGAAGCGACCTTTAACCACCTAGCTCCGTCTGGCTGGAGTGCGATGAGTGCCGGCAGTCAACCTACGGGACAAGTGCACCCGCGGTCTTTAGCCTTGCTGGCACGCGAGGGCATCGCGACTTCAGGCTATTACAGCAAGTCATGGAACGACCTCCCTCATACCCCCGATATCGTGATTACCGTATGTGCCAGCGCCGCTGGCGAGACATGTCCGGCTTACCTGGGACCTGTGTTGAGAACTCACTGGGGTGTCGACGATCCTGCTCACGTTAGCGGAACAGATCAGGAGATCGACCAGGCCTTTTATCGGGCCTACAGTATCCTGCGGCAACGCTTTGAAGCATTCTTTGCTTTACCACTTGAGAGCCTAAGTAAGGATCCACCCTCGTTCAAGGCAGCTCTGGACAAAATTGGTTTAAGCTTACTAGCTTGA
- a CDS encoding ribonucleotide-diphosphate reductase subunit beta — MLLDPGLNLTLRPMRYPMFYEMYRNAIKNTWTVDEVDFSMDIGDLQRMPPSERHLIHRLVAFFATGDSIVANNLVLNLYKHINSPEARMYLSRQLYEEALHVQFYLTLLDTYLEDDKDRAAAFAAIENIPSIKQKGAFCMKWMDSVHKLDRLETKEHRRQFLLNLICFAACIEGLFFFAAFAYVYFLRSKGLLHGLAGGTNWVFRDESCHMNFAFSVIKQVRKEEPDLFDAEMNRQVVTMIDEAIECEMVFAEDVLSQGVAGLSTRDMRQYLQYVADQRLAALLIPPVYNARNPFSFLELQDVQELANFFERRVSSYQVGVSGDVAFNEDF, encoded by the coding sequence ATGCTACTAGATCCAGGTTTAAACCTGACATTACGCCCAATGCGCTATCCCATGTTTTACGAGATGTATCGTAATGCCATCAAGAACACATGGACGGTTGATGAGGTCGACTTCTCGATGGATATTGGCGATCTCCAGCGAATGCCGCCGTCCGAGCGACATCTGATTCATCGTCTTGTAGCGTTCTTTGCTACTGGTGACTCCATCGTGGCCAATAACCTGGTGCTTAATCTCTATAAGCACATCAATTCGCCCGAAGCGCGTATGTATCTTTCGCGGCAGCTGTACGAGGAGGCTCTTCACGTCCAGTTCTACTTAACATTGCTCGATACTTACCTAGAGGACGACAAGGACCGCGCCGCCGCTTTTGCTGCCATCGAGAACATCCCATCGATCAAGCAAAAGGGCGCATTCTGCATGAAGTGGATGGATTCCGTCCACAAGCTCGATCGCCTAGAAACTAAAGAGCATCGCCGACAGTTTTTACTTAACTTGATCTGCTTTGCCGCATGTATCGAGGGACTATTCTTCTTCGCAGCCTTTGCCTACGTCTATTTCCTACGCTCTAAAGGGTTATTGCATGGGCTGGCTGGCGGCACCAACTGGGTGTTCCGTGATGAAAGCTGCCACATGAACTTCGCCTTCAGCGTGATCAAGCAAGTCCGCAAAGAAGAGCCAGATCTATTCGATGCGGAGATGAATCGCCAAGTGGTCACGATGATTGACGAGGCCATTGAGTGCGAAATGGTATTTGCCGAAGATGTGCTCTCACAAGGAGTTGCTGGCCTCTCGACACGCGATATGAGGCAGTACCTTCAGTATGTGGCCGATCAACGGCTCGCCGCGTTACTCATCCCGCCAGTATATAACGCACGCAATCCCTTCAGCTTCCTAGAACTGCAGGATGTGCAAGAGCTGGCTAACTTCTTCGAGCGTCGCGTATCCTCCTACCAAGTGGGCGTTTCGGGAGATGTCGCGTTCAATGAGGACTTCTGA
- a CDS encoding ribonucleoside-diphosphate reductase subunit alpha: MSQHSPITAPATATDRRAALVQKPAQAGAVDPTIRVRKRDGHLETVDPLQIVLKVARAAEGLPNIDPQLVAEKAIRGLYDGVCTTELDSLLISNAAMLIAEEPEYSKLAARLLDVYIAKEVYIVRGIESFYDSIMAGYRAGIISPSTYEFVCRHAHTLNTAIQRKNSNHFEYFGLRTVYDRYLLRDPLSRHVIETPQYFFMRVACGLSTNVDEAIGFYNLISSFEYMPSTPTLFNSGTAHQQMSSCYLLDSPADDLGSIYDKYRDVAMLSKFAGGIGLAYHRVRSRGSLIRGTNGKSNGIVPFLKTLDSSVAAVNQGGKRKGAACIYLETWHADIMDFLQLRNNTGDEAQRTHNLNLANWIPDLFMKRLKTDRVWSLFDPCDVPHLTDLYGHEFEAAYEAAEASGLAKKQVKTRELYALMMKTLAQTGNGWITFKDASNLKSNQTGVGENVIHLSNLCTEILEVTSAQETAVCNLGSLNLARYVNNGAVNFDKLAQNVQLAVRYLDRVVDINFYPIAQAEASNHRWRPVGLGVMGLQDVFFRLGLPFDAPEARAISAKIQEVIYFNALKTSCELAREQGAHSNFAETRAAKGDLQFDLWGVTPTLPEWDELKAQIREYGLRNSLLVAVAPTATIASIVGSYECIEPQISNQFKRETLSGEFLQINSYLVDDLRKLGLWNKSIRAKIKLNEGSIQNIEEIPDDIKQIYRTVWEVPMRSLIDMAAERGPYIDQSQSLNLFMENPTIGKLSSMYAYAWERGLKTTYYLRSRAATKIEKTTVSNYTETEAIACSLENPEACEACQ; encoded by the coding sequence ATGTCACAACACAGCCCAATTACTGCCCCCGCCACTGCGACTGACAGGCGTGCAGCACTAGTTCAAAAGCCGGCCCAAGCTGGCGCCGTCGACCCGACCATCCGGGTGCGCAAGCGCGATGGCCACCTAGAAACGGTCGACCCCTTACAAATCGTTTTGAAGGTCGCCCGAGCCGCCGAGGGTCTTCCCAACATCGATCCTCAGCTTGTGGCTGAAAAGGCGATCCGCGGCCTTTACGACGGCGTTTGTACCACCGAGCTCGACTCCTTGCTCATCAGCAACGCCGCTATGCTCATCGCCGAGGAGCCGGAATACTCTAAGCTGGCCGCACGTCTCCTCGACGTTTATATCGCCAAGGAGGTCTATATCGTTCGTGGTATTGAGTCATTTTACGACTCAATCATGGCCGGTTACCGCGCTGGCATCATCTCGCCGTCGACCTATGAATTTGTCTGCCGCCATGCACACACGCTGAACACCGCGATTCAACGCAAAAATTCAAATCATTTCGAGTACTTTGGTCTCAGGACTGTTTATGATCGCTATCTCCTCCGCGATCCATTGAGTCGCCATGTGATCGAAACACCGCAGTACTTCTTTATGCGGGTAGCCTGCGGCCTTTCGACGAACGTCGACGAGGCCATCGGGTTTTACAATCTTATTTCGTCGTTTGAGTATATGCCGTCCACACCGACGCTTTTCAACTCGGGTACGGCACACCAACAGATGAGCTCCTGTTATCTCCTCGACAGCCCTGCCGATGATCTCGGCTCCATTTACGATAAGTACCGAGACGTCGCCATGCTGTCGAAATTTGCCGGCGGCATTGGCCTTGCTTATCACCGTGTCCGCTCTCGTGGATCTCTCATACGCGGCACCAACGGTAAATCCAACGGCATCGTTCCCTTCTTAAAAACACTCGACTCTTCCGTAGCAGCAGTCAACCAGGGCGGAAAGCGCAAGGGCGCCGCTTGCATCTACCTTGAGACGTGGCATGCCGACATCATGGACTTCCTGCAGCTCCGCAATAATACGGGTGACGAGGCGCAGAGAACTCACAATCTCAACCTTGCAAACTGGATTCCTGACCTGTTCATGAAGCGTCTTAAAACGGACCGCGTTTGGTCGCTGTTTGATCCTTGTGACGTTCCCCACCTAACAGATCTTTACGGCCACGAATTTGAGGCTGCTTACGAGGCCGCTGAGGCGTCGGGACTCGCCAAAAAGCAGGTCAAAACGCGTGAGCTCTACGCCCTGATGATGAAGACTTTGGCGCAGACGGGCAACGGCTGGATCACGTTTAAAGACGCTTCAAATCTCAAGTCCAACCAGACTGGGGTCGGCGAAAACGTCATTCATCTATCTAACCTCTGCACAGAGATCCTGGAAGTTACGTCTGCACAAGAGACAGCTGTATGTAACCTCGGCTCCCTTAACCTCGCTCGGTACGTCAACAATGGCGCCGTCAACTTCGACAAACTGGCGCAAAATGTCCAGCTTGCCGTCAGATACCTCGATCGGGTGGTTGACATCAACTTCTACCCAATCGCGCAAGCCGAAGCATCCAACCATCGTTGGCGTCCCGTAGGCCTCGGCGTCATGGGCCTCCAAGATGTATTCTTCAGGCTCGGCCTGCCTTTTGACGCACCTGAGGCGCGCGCGATTTCCGCTAAGATCCAAGAAGTCATCTACTTTAATGCCCTGAAGACCAGCTGTGAACTTGCTCGCGAGCAAGGAGCGCACAGTAATTTCGCCGAAACCCGGGCTGCAAAAGGAGATCTGCAATTCGATCTTTGGGGTGTCACACCGACACTGCCCGAGTGGGACGAACTAAAAGCCCAAATCCGCGAGTATGGTCTCCGCAATTCACTGTTAGTCGCCGTAGCGCCTACCGCCACGATTGCCTCGATTGTCGGATCGTACGAATGCATTGAGCCCCAGATTTCCAATCAATTTAAGCGTGAAACCCTGTCAGGTGAGTTTCTGCAGATCAATTCCTATTTGGTTGATGATCTCCGCAAGCTCGGACTTTGGAACAAGTCGATCCGCGCCAAGATAAAGCTTAACGAGGGGTCAATTCAGAACATCGAAGAGATTCCAGACGACATTAAGCAGATTTACCGGACCGTATGGGAGGTCCCGATGCGTTCCTTAATCGACATGGCTGCCGAGCGCGGACCGTACATCGATCAGAGTCAGTCCCTGAACCTCTTCATGGAGAACCCAACGATCGGCAAACTCTCGTCCATGTATGCTTATGCATGGGAGAGGGGGCTCAAAACAACCTATTACCTAAGATCCCGTGCTGCGACCAAGATCGAAAAAACCACCGTCAGTAACTACACGGAAACGGAAGCGATTGCTTGCTCGCTCGAAAACCCCGAAGCCTGTGAGGCCTGCCAATGA
- a CDS encoding alpha/beta hydrolase yields the protein MPQLYRPGVELNYEVWGDQGQWVTLINGHNRSLTDFKLCGRYLVERGWRVLAVDNRGAGLTKTSAAFTIADMVADIGAVWEAEAISRTRVLGISMGGFLAQILAVERAARVAALVLVSTAMNQAHIQRDEAPWTADPELCEAKLKPYFTADFAKRNELLIRSMAKQIAKSVADGDFAARSNAQRQAMAGLDLVNLAPRIKAPTLVIHGEDDQVIPVAAAYELASAIKGAKLELIPDTGHLLLAERPKELYGLIAQFFASTSGGYS from the coding sequence ATGCCGCAGCTGTACCGTCCAGGAGTCGAGTTGAACTATGAGGTTTGGGGCGACCAAGGCCAATGGGTCACTCTGATTAACGGCCATAATCGGTCACTTACGGACTTTAAGCTCTGTGGGCGTTATCTGGTAGAGAGAGGCTGGCGTGTTCTTGCTGTCGATAACCGCGGGGCAGGCCTGACAAAAACATCGGCGGCCTTTACGATCGCCGACATGGTCGCTGACATTGGTGCCGTGTGGGAGGCTGAGGCCATCTCGCGCACACGCGTCCTGGGTATCTCTATGGGCGGTTTCTTGGCCCAGATCCTGGCGGTTGAAAGAGCTGCCCGCGTAGCTGCCTTGGTCCTCGTGTCCACCGCGATGAATCAAGCCCACATCCAGCGTGACGAGGCACCGTGGACTGCAGACCCCGAGCTTTGCGAGGCAAAGCTGAAGCCCTATTTCACCGCGGACTTTGCCAAGCGAAACGAACTGCTTATTCGCAGCATGGCCAAGCAAATCGCCAAGTCGGTGGCGGACGGGGATTTCGCCGCCCGCAGTAACGCTCAGCGGCAAGCCATGGCGGGGCTTGACCTTGTAAATCTGGCGCCGCGCATCAAGGCGCCAACCCTGGTCATCCACGGCGAGGACGATCAAGTTATTCCGGTTGCCGCTGCCTATGAACTAGCGAGCGCGATCAAAGGCGCCAAGCTAGAGCTCATACCTGATACCGGTCATCTCTTGTTGGCTGAGCGACCCAAGGAGTTATATGGCCTTATCGCGCAATTCTTTGCGAGCACCTCAGGTGGCTACTCCTAG
- a CDS encoding PilZ domain-containing protein, with product MADQNSYPLDPTAVVTTNPTPEAPVDGAEQEAANDGFDEDLIKKYPRSNRKVVVDVKPYGLVEDNGEQKAQTLHISPHGIEFQGTHEYAQGTLLKIHISLPDYWNRKQRLVEYRRVDTPGTFKVLAKVVKSTDVGKRGKKKLVLVQMVNMDEVDEQVLKSYLQDG from the coding sequence ATGGCAGATCAGAACAGTTACCCCCTCGACCCAACGGCCGTAGTGACGACCAATCCAACCCCAGAAGCCCCAGTCGATGGAGCAGAGCAGGAAGCTGCAAATGATGGGTTCGACGAAGACCTCATTAAAAAATATCCGCGCTCTAACCGTAAAGTAGTGGTCGACGTGAAACCTTACGGACTAGTCGAAGACAACGGGGAACAGAAGGCCCAGACACTTCACATAAGTCCGCACGGCATAGAATTTCAGGGCACTCATGAGTACGCCCAGGGCACACTCCTTAAAATTCATATTTCCCTGCCAGACTACTGGAACCGTAAGCAGCGATTAGTGGAATATAGACGTGTCGACACCCCCGGCACCTTTAAAGTGTTAGCTAAAGTCGTCAAATCAACAGACGTCGGTAAGCGCGGTAAGAAGAAACTGGTTCTAGTCCAAATGGTCAACATGGATGAAGTTGACGAACAAGTTCTCAAGTCATACCTCCAGGACGGCTAA
- a CDS encoding response regulator, translating to MKILVVDDFPTMRRIVKTLFKQLGYENFIEAEDGAKALETLRSVPGIEFICSDWNMPNMTGLDFLKAVRADPKFQHLPFLMITAEAEKQNIVDAVQAGVSNYVVKPFTGQTLQDKLAKIFQAHNAKKQAS from the coding sequence ATGAAAATCCTGGTAGTCGACGACTTCCCGACCATGCGGCGGATCGTCAAAACCCTATTTAAACAACTTGGCTACGAGAATTTCATTGAGGCCGAGGACGGCGCAAAGGCACTGGAAACCCTGCGCAGTGTACCCGGCATTGAATTTATTTGCTCCGATTGGAACATGCCCAATATGACCGGTCTGGATTTTCTCAAAGCCGTACGGGCTGACCCAAAGTTTCAGCACTTACCTTTTTTGATGATTACTGCGGAGGCAGAGAAGCAAAACATCGTGGACGCTGTACAGGCAGGTGTTAGCAACTACGTCGTCAAGCCGTTTACCGGACAGACACTACAGGACAAGCTAGCAAAGATCTTTCAGGCTCATAACGCTAAGAAACAGGCGAGCTAG
- a CDS encoding FliA/WhiG family RNA polymerase sigma factor, whose product MKGLVKRYKQDTQGVDGKLRDQLIMDYAPLIRFVAQRIAARLPSNIDIDDLISAGVIGLMDAIQKYDPSRDNKFKTYAEFRIRGAILDELRSQDWVPRSVRDKAKKIERTYQELEQRFGRAVSDSEVSAQLGMSLDGYHGMVAKVKAVTMLSIDELAGPNQHDRKSLLECLENVGSKNPFTQLKSKGVRQLLIKNIEELPEKQKLVLSLYYYEDLNLKEIGKILEVTESRVSQLHTQAVTKLRAKLKNLLID is encoded by the coding sequence ATGAAAGGCCTTGTCAAACGCTATAAGCAGGACACCCAAGGGGTTGATGGCAAGCTACGTGACCAGCTGATCATGGACTACGCTCCATTGATAAGGTTCGTGGCCCAACGCATTGCCGCGCGCCTGCCGTCGAACATCGACATTGACGATCTCATTAGCGCTGGTGTGATCGGCCTCATGGACGCTATCCAGAAGTACGACCCTAGTCGCGACAATAAATTCAAGACCTACGCAGAATTTAGGATCAGGGGTGCCATTTTAGATGAGCTGCGCTCGCAAGACTGGGTGCCACGCAGCGTCAGGGATAAGGCCAAAAAAATCGAACGCACATACCAAGAGCTCGAACAACGATTTGGCAGGGCAGTTAGTGATTCAGAAGTGTCGGCTCAGCTGGGAATGAGCCTCGATGGTTACCACGGTATGGTCGCCAAGGTCAAAGCGGTGACGATGCTCTCTATCGATGAGCTAGCTGGTCCCAATCAACACGATCGTAAAAGCCTACTGGAATGTCTTGAGAACGTCGGATCGAAAAACCCGTTTACTCAGCTCAAAAGCAAGGGTGTGCGGCAGCTCCTCATAAAAAATATCGAAGAGCTTCCAGAGAAGCAAAAGTTAGTCTTATCGCTCTACTACTACGAAGATCTAAACTTGAAGGAAATCGGCAAAATTCTCGAGGTAACGGAATCACGCGTCAGTCAGCTACACACCCAAGCGGTGACTAAACTTAGGGCTAAATTGAAGAATCTTCTTATCGACTGA
- a CDS encoding MinD/ParA family protein, whose protein sequence is MACNGGLVSKVRSIQGGAKAPKVIAVTSGKGGVGKTLSTVHLAVAAQRMGHSVLILDGDMGLANVDVVLGLQARYNIRDVLDGHVSLQDIILTGPLGIDVIPSGSGIASLTNLSYVQQQQIIDQIPSINKTYDILFIDTGAGIASNVTHFCSIADQVLVVTTPEPHALTDAYALIKVLAESHGVKRPHLMINQTRIESEGLKSASRITEVAMRFLNVQVSYAGHVPLDPQVTRSVMQRRAASEQSTYTISGQAWSQIARKLLGMSAPNQHADAQDFWRSLLRQEPVRVEGAK, encoded by the coding sequence TTGGCCTGTAACGGAGGTCTCGTGTCTAAAGTACGGTCAATTCAGGGAGGTGCTAAGGCACCTAAGGTTATTGCAGTCACCAGCGGTAAAGGTGGCGTTGGCAAAACTTTAAGCACAGTACACCTGGCTGTTGCGGCGCAGCGGATGGGCCACTCGGTGCTAATTTTGGACGGCGACATGGGACTAGCTAACGTCGACGTTGTGCTAGGACTGCAGGCTCGCTACAATATAAGAGATGTTTTAGACGGGCATGTGTCCCTGCAAGATATTATCCTCACCGGGCCTCTCGGTATCGATGTCATCCCCTCTGGCTCAGGCATCGCCAGCCTTACAAATCTCAGTTACGTCCAACAACAGCAAATCATCGATCAAATTCCAAGTATAAACAAAACTTACGATATTCTATTCATTGATACTGGAGCAGGAATCGCTAGCAATGTAACTCACTTCTGCTCAATAGCTGACCAAGTCCTTGTTGTGACCACACCAGAGCCTCATGCCCTTACCGACGCGTATGCCTTGATCAAAGTTCTAGCCGAATCTCACGGTGTAAAGAGACCGCATTTGATGATCAACCAAACCAGAATAGAGAGTGAAGGACTAAAGTCCGCCTCGAGGATCACCGAAGTAGCAATGCGATTCCTTAACGTACAAGTTTCTTATGCTGGCCATGTACCCCTGGATCCCCAGGTAACCAGGTCGGTCATGCAGCGACGCGCTGCTTCGGAACAGTCGACTTACACGATATCTGGTCAAGCCTGGTCGCAGATAGCGCGGAAATTGCTGGGAATGTCCGCACCCAACCAACACGCTGATGCTCAAGATTTTTGGCGTAGCCTGCTCAGGCAGGAGCCGGTTCGAGTGGAAGGAGCGAAATGA
- the flhA gene encoding flagellar biosynthesis protein FlhA: protein MAQTAKTQIVETGAGGNVFLTALRSTDVQFALGVVAIILMMVVPLPPFMLDLLMSVSITVSLMILLISIYVKEPLEFSTFPTLLLLTTLFRLALNVATTRSVLLNGANGNVSEVVQAFGEFVVGGNYFVGFVIFVILVIINFIVITKGAGRVAEVGARFTLDAMPGKQMAIDAELNAGLIDRDEAKRRRSKIEHEADFYGAMDGASKFVRGDAIAGLIITGINIIVGLILGVVQYKLSFADAAQKFTLLTVGDGLVSQIPALVISTASGIVVTRASGGTDLSEELSSQLFVHPKAMYVCSALLAVMALIPGMPFLPFSILSAGFVMLGRYASSEIVRRDTLKLAAADEKIKPEGKGDAVVELLHLDTLTLEVGVELVPLVDTQQDGEVLERIVSARKQFAQDIGIIVPMVMIRDNIQLRPDEYQIMLKGNMIGQGKLMARRFLAMDPGDVMEPIDGHRTKEPAYGLDAIWITPSQRDEATFRGYTVVNSATVIVTHLTKLIQDHAHELIGRQEVHSLIERLKRENEKVVEEVVATDRLTLGDVVKVLQNLLAENVSIRDLLSIFESLADHCKIVRNPDALTRHVRKSLGRGIIKKYVTPDGQLIITSLDRAVEDLLVAGLQYQEDGSTSLNVEPEIAQRLLNSIAECMRHFESTGTQPILVCGSRIRWDLRKLVQRFIPGLVVLAFDEIPSDIQSKNIGTVSL, encoded by the coding sequence ATGGCGCAAACAGCTAAAACCCAAATTGTAGAGACGGGCGCTGGCGGTAATGTCTTCTTGACGGCGCTCAGGAGTACGGACGTACAATTCGCGCTCGGCGTCGTGGCCATTATCCTTATGATGGTGGTACCGCTACCGCCTTTCATGCTCGACCTCTTGATGTCCGTTTCCATCACAGTGTCACTCATGATTTTGCTGATATCAATTTATGTCAAAGAACCGCTGGAATTTAGCACATTCCCGACACTCCTACTTTTAACCACTCTCTTCAGACTCGCCCTTAACGTGGCAACGACGCGAAGTGTGTTACTTAACGGTGCCAATGGTAACGTCAGTGAGGTTGTTCAAGCCTTCGGCGAGTTTGTTGTTGGCGGTAATTACTTTGTCGGTTTCGTAATCTTTGTCATTCTTGTCATCATTAACTTCATAGTTATCACCAAAGGTGCCGGTAGGGTTGCCGAGGTTGGCGCCCGGTTCACTTTGGATGCTATGCCAGGTAAGCAGATGGCAATTGACGCCGAGCTAAATGCAGGGCTCATCGATCGCGATGAGGCCAAAAGGCGTCGTTCGAAAATTGAACATGAAGCCGATTTCTACGGTGCGATGGACGGTGCGAGTAAGTTCGTCCGTGGCGATGCTATCGCTGGACTTATCATCACTGGTATTAATATCATTGTCGGTCTGATCCTTGGCGTCGTTCAATATAAGCTCAGTTTTGCGGACGCGGCGCAAAAATTCACCTTACTAACCGTTGGTGACGGGCTGGTTTCACAGATTCCAGCGCTCGTGATATCCACGGCCTCTGGTATCGTGGTGACCCGTGCGAGTGGTGGCACAGACCTCAGCGAAGAGCTCTCAAGTCAGCTCTTTGTACACCCAAAAGCTATGTATGTGTGTTCTGCCTTATTGGCCGTCATGGCACTGATTCCAGGTATGCCTTTTTTACCGTTCTCCATCCTTTCTGCCGGCTTTGTCATGCTTGGTCGCTACGCATCGAGCGAAATCGTGCGTCGCGACACCCTGAAACTTGCCGCCGCTGATGAGAAGATAAAACCTGAGGGTAAGGGTGACGCCGTAGTTGAACTCCTGCATCTCGACACGTTAACGCTTGAGGTAGGTGTCGAATTGGTGCCTTTAGTCGACACGCAACAAGATGGCGAGGTCCTTGAGCGTATTGTTTCGGCGCGCAAGCAATTCGCACAAGACATCGGCATCATCGTCCCCATGGTGATGATTAGGGATAACATTCAGTTACGGCCTGACGAGTATCAGATCATGTTGAAGGGTAACATGATTGGTCAGGGTAAACTGATGGCACGACGGTTCCTAGCGATGGACCCCGGTGACGTCATGGAACCGATCGATGGTCATCGGACCAAGGAACCAGCTTATGGTCTCGACGCTATCTGGATCACTCCAAGTCAGCGTGATGAAGCCACGTTCCGCGGGTATACAGTCGTCAATAGCGCGACAGTGATTGTGACGCATTTAACCAAGCTGATTCAGGATCACGCCCACGAACTTATTGGCCGACAAGAGGTGCATTCCCTGATTGAGCGTCTTAAGCGTGAAAATGAGAAGGTGGTTGAGGAGGTCGTAGCAACGGATAGGCTCACGCTTGGTGACGTCGTTAAGGTTCTGCAAAATCTTCTTGCCGAAAATGTCAGCATTCGGGATTTATTGTCTATTTTCGAAAGCCTTGCCGATCACTGCAAAATCGTGCGCAATCCTGACGCGTTGACAAGACATGTGCGCAAGTCGCTGGGTCGTGGTATCATCAAAAAGTACGTAACTCCGGACGGCCAGCTGATTATTACCTCCCTTGACCGCGCTGTCGAAGACCTTCTGGTAGCAGGACTTCAGTATCAGGAAGACGGCAGCACCTCACTCAATGTCGAGCCAGAAATCGCCCAACGCCTTCTCAACAGTATTGCCGAATGCATGCGTCATTTTGAATCAACTGGAACTCAGCCTATTCTTGTTTGTGGTTCGCGCATCCGCTGGGACTTACGTAAATTAGTCCAACGTTTTATTCCGGGCCTGGTAGTTCTCGCATTTGACGAAATACCCAGCGATATTCAGTCAAAAAATATCGGTACCGTATCTCTCTAA